Proteins found in one Pararge aegeria chromosome 12, ilParAegt1.1, whole genome shotgun sequence genomic segment:
- the LOC120627936 gene encoding carboxypeptidase B-like, with amino-acid sequence MVSPENRAEVFDMLDANNMKHYVHLPDVAKAVEQHEADLSRWRQTRKSLVPFETYPTYDEVDAYMERIARENPSYVTLVNVGESFEGRAIKYLKISTSNFSNSSKPIYLMDATMHAREWVTTPVTLYTIHRLVEDLKAEDFDLLENIDWIIMPIVNPDGYVYTHTDERLWRGTRSYYPTVSTTCYGVDANRNFDINFNTLGVSSNPCALNYPGHEPFSEPETRYVRDILLKYIDRIQIYMNIHSHGNYVLYGYGNTTLPSNAVQLHHVGAAMGAKIDALKLPEAGYYRVGNSHLVLYGSSGSAQDYGQAVGVPFSYTLELPGYGYGFLVPPEFIEQINAETWQGIAVTARLSYLYYRARNERTYSVHGVQLRHRLDQIVLYNLQTDLNVDLWGHGAPEIRDAFIMLSPENRMEVLDILDSNGMKHYLHIADVAKSLKKHEADLSSWHHGRQNLEPYETYARHAEINAYMERIAIQYPNIAKLVTIGESFEGRDVKYLKISTSNFANTSKPIYFMDATMHAREWITTPTTLYSIHRLVEDLREEDKDLLEDVDWIILPVVNPDGYEFSHTENRLWRGTRSVNETTNELTNTSCVGVDPNRNFDVNFNTLGVSSNPCSQIYPGHEPFSEVETRYVRDILLEHIDRIQIYMDIHSYGSYVLYGLDNATLPANAVHQHHVGAAMGANIDTAKLPNADFYAVGNSNLMLYGTSGAASDYAHVVGVPMSYTLELPDYEYGFDMPPQYIEQVNMETWKGIAITGRLAALYYNARVRS; translated from the exons AGCTGTTGAACAACATGAGGCTGACTTGTCTCGTTGGCGACAGACGAGGAAATCCCTGGTGCCTTTTGAGACTTATCCAACATATGATGAG GTGGATGCATATATGGAACGTATTGCCAGAGAGAATCCCAGCTATGTAACATTAGTGAATGTGGGCGAAAGTTTCGAAGGACGAGCTATCAAATACTTAAAG ATATCAACCAGCAACTTTTCAAATTCAAGCAAACCGATCTACCTAATGGACGCAACAATGCATGCGAGAGAGTGGGTGACGACCCCAGTGACTCTTTATACCATTCATCGATTGGTGGAAGATTTGAAAGCAGAAGACTTTGATCTACTAGAGAACATTGACTGGATCATAATGCCGATTGTCAATCCTGACGGATATGTATACACTCATACAGAC GAACGTCTCTGGCGCGGAACCCGATCTTACTACCCGACAGTCAGCACCACTTGTTATGGGGTCGACGCCAACCGCAACTTCGACATCAACTTTAACACCCTTGGCGTCTCTAGCAACCCTTGTGCTCTGAACTACCCGGGCCACGAGCCCTTTTCCGAGCCCGAAACGCGATATGTGCGGGATATCCTTTTGAAGTATATTGACCGAATCCAAATTTACATGAATATTCACAGTCACGGAAACTACGTTCTTTATGGCTATGGAAACACTACTTTGCCGTCTAATGCAGTGCAGTTGCATCACGTGGGGGCTGCGATGGGCGCGAAAATAGATGCTTTGAAGCTACCTGAAGCTGGATATTATAGAGTTGGAAACAGTCATTTGGTACTGTACGGCAGTTCTGGTAGCGCTCAGGATTACGGTCAG GCTGTTGGCGTACCATTCTCCTACACTCTGGAACTCCCCGGTTATGGCTACGGGTTCCTGGTGCCCCCTGAGTTCATCGAACAGATAAACGCAGAGACCTGGCAGGGTATAGCTGTTACCGCCCGTCTCTCATATTTGTATTATAGAGCGAGGAACGAGAGAAC ATACTCCGTCCACGGTGTCCAGTTACGTCACCGGTTAGACCAAATAGTTCTCTACAATCTACAAACTGATTTAAACGTAGATCTCTGGGGTCATGGCGCACCAGAAATTCGTGATGCATTCATTATGCTATCACCAGAAAACCGTATGGAAGTCTTAGACATTTTAGATTCGAATGGCATGAAACATTATCTCCACATCGCTGATGTGGCCAA ATCACTTAAGAAACATGAAGCTGACTTATCTAGTTGGCATCATGGCAGACAGAACCTTGAGCCTTATGAGACTTACGCTAGACATGCTGAG ATTAACGCGTACATGGAACGAATCGCAATACAATATCCAAACATCGCGAAGCTGGTAACTATAGGCGAAAGCTTCGAAGGGCGAGACgtaaaatacttaaag ATATCAACAAGTAATTTTGCAAATACGAGCAAACCAATTTATTTCATGGATGCAACAATGCATGCCAGAGAATGGATAACTACACCAACAACCCTTTATTCAATTCACCGATTGGTGGAAGATTTAAGAGAAGAAGACAAGGACTTGCTGGAAGACGTTGATTGGATCATACTGCCAGTCGTTAATCCTGATGGATATGAATTTAGCCATACGGAG AACCGTCTTTGGCGCGGTACCCGTTCAGTCAATGAAACAACCAATGAACTCACGAACACTTCTTGTGTCGGCGTCGACCCCAACCGCAATTTCGACGTCAACTTTAACACCCTTGGGGTATCTAGCAACCCCTGCTCTCAGATTTACCCCGGTCATGAACCCTTTTCGGAGGTCGAAACTAGATACGTCAGGGATATTCTCTTAGAGCACATTGACCGTATCCAAATTTATATGGACATCCACAGTTATGGCAGCTATGTTCTCTATGGACTTGATAACGCCACGTTGCCGGCTAATGCAGTGCATCAGCATCACGTAGGAGCCGCGATGGGTGCTAACATAGATACTGCAAAGCTGCCGAATGCTGATTTTTATGCTGTCGGGAACAGTAACCTGATGTTATATGGCACTTCTGGCGCTGCCTCTGATTATGCTCAT GTTGTTGGTGTACCGATGTCTTACACACTGGAGCTACCCGACTACGAATACGGATTCGACATGCCTCCTCAGTACATCGAGCAGGTTAACATGGAGACCTGGAAAGGCATTGCAATTACGGGTCGACTCGCCGCCTTGTATTATAATGCGAGAGTTCGAAgctga